A stretch of Chryseobacterium viscerum DNA encodes these proteins:
- a CDS encoding RagB/SusD family nutrient uptake outer membrane protein, with translation MNKIYKKALVIAVCLSSVGFTLNSCKDAIDIEQPGLLDDATLFTSVSNLNDYLVGSVYANMDTNNDIYFSAVFTDEVKPGAGSGGQEYEIHRYFIDPTTGLTTGIWAQHYLVINRVNRLLAGAAKVTPAPTEVAQYNSIIAQARAIRAFCYLQLETFFAPDMKDANGLGVLLLKDVPVIDVKLPRSKNQDVYDFINADLDYARGILAYNAPAGRFYVDKGFVNAVSARFNLYRGNTTLAKQYAQDVISNAGLSLTAASAYPTMWNDTARGEIIFALNRLATGNGSSIGTRWNTNSSSITGNPMWALGRNLYNIIDTTPGDVRRSVYVDPSSIIDPNYLTSTSPRDTDQLVVDKYPGKTSAATRNDLKVFRLSEMYFILAECETAANNFTGAATLIQQVRAKRYSSGIAPLPVYASSTAAYADILKERRVDLALEGHRYIDLKRLATAAGVTMDRNQTDDVVTVTNLPNNSHKYTLPIPVQEINLNPQVQQNPGY, from the coding sequence ATGAATAAAATATATAAAAAAGCATTAGTGATAGCAGTATGTCTATCGTCAGTTGGTTTTACTTTAAACAGTTGTAAGGATGCTATTGATATAGAGCAGCCGGGATTACTGGATGACGCCACTTTATTTACAAGTGTATCAAATCTGAATGATTATTTAGTTGGATCTGTGTATGCCAACATGGATACTAATAATGATATTTATTTCTCTGCAGTATTTACTGACGAGGTAAAGCCAGGAGCAGGTAGTGGTGGTCAGGAATATGAAATTCACCGTTATTTTATAGATCCTACTACGGGATTAACTACCGGAATCTGGGCTCAGCATTATTTGGTAATTAACCGTGTGAACAGATTGCTTGCTGGTGCAGCAAAAGTTACTCCAGCTCCTACTGAAGTAGCTCAATATAACTCAATAATTGCGCAAGCGAGAGCGATAAGAGCTTTCTGCTATCTTCAATTAGAGACTTTTTTCGCTCCGGATATGAAAGATGCAAACGGTTTAGGTGTTTTGCTTCTAAAAGATGTTCCAGTAATTGATGTAAAGCTTCCAAGAAGCAAAAATCAAGATGTTTATGATTTTATTAATGCAGATTTAGACTATGCAAGAGGTATATTAGCTTATAATGCTCCAGCAGGTAGATTTTATGTAGATAAGGGATTTGTAAATGCGGTCTCTGCAAGGTTTAACCTTTACAGAGGTAATACAACTCTAGCTAAGCAATATGCACAGGATGTAATATCTAATGCTGGATTGTCATTAACTGCTGCTTCAGCATATCCAACAATGTGGAATGACACAGCAAGAGGAGAAATTATTTTTGCATTAAACAGATTAGCTACAGGAAACGGAAGTTCAATTGGAACAAGATGGAATACCAACAGTTCTAGTATTACAGGAAATCCAATGTGGGCTTTAGGAAGAAATCTATATAATATCATTGATACAACTCCAGGTGATGTTAGAAGATCAGTATATGTTGATCCTTCATCTATAATTGATCCTAATTATTTAACAAGTACTTCTCCTAGAGATACTGATCAACTGGTAGTAGATAAATACCCAGGTAAAACAAGTGCTGCTACAAGAAATGATTTAAAGGTATTTAGATTATCAGAAATGTATTTCATCTTAGCGGAATGTGAAACAGCTGCTAATAATTTTACAGGTGCAGCAACATTAATTCAACAAGTAAGAGCGAAAAGATACAGCAGTGGAATAGCTCCTCTTCCTGTATATGCGTCATCTACAGCTGCATATGCTGATATTTTAAAGGAGAGAAGAGTAGATCTTGCGTTAGAAGGACACAGATATATAGATTTAAAAAGATTGGCTACTGCAGCAGGTGTTACTATGGATAGAAACCAAACAGATGATGTTGTTACGGTTACCAACCTTCCGAACAATAGCCATAAGTATACATTGCCTATCCCGGTTCAGGAGATTAATTTAAATCCTCAAGTGCAACAAAACCCTGGTTATTAA